tctctccttctcgtccttccttctttcacaaAAATGATGCATTGGtatggcttctgtgtctcctccagtgtgcctctttttcttatttctcacctcctcttctcccccttcctACTCATAATACAGacatgtaatttttatattaattattgaCTGTGTATATAgttattattcttaatttttaaagcaattaaataaaaacattttaaattcccttttGTAAAAATTGGAGGTACTGGTGGGTTAGTGACTGccaaaggaaatatatattctgTGACATAGAAAACCCTGACATCTCTCCAGAGCTGCTTTTGCaataaataatgagaatattTCTAGACTTTAACTCTACACCAAGGAAATTAGTATAAAGTTGTAGGGGACTAGTGCTTGAACTGTAAGATCAAATAAAAGATAGAAGTGTTGTtaaacaaaaaacagtatttaAGGTTTAAagattgattatttcctttatttcttcaaagttaAAAAGGATTTTATCTTTGCAGTGAAATTCCTAAGGACTCCTTGAAGGCCCTTCTGTTGGAGTTAGAATGTCACTTTACATGGAATTTACTTAAGGAAGACATTGACCTGTTTGATGTGGAAGATACAATTGGGCAACAGCTTGAATTTCTTACCACAAAATCCAGACTCACTCTTTATAACCTATTGGCCTATGTGAAACACCTaaaaggccaaaatcaagatgccCTAGAATGCTTGGAACAAGCAGAAGAAATAATCCGGCGAGAACATTCAGACAAAGAGGAAATACGAAGTCTGGTCACTTGGGGGAACTATGCCTGGGTATATTATCACATGGACCAGCTCAAAGAAGCTCAGAAGTATATAGACAAGATAGCAAACGTTTGTAAGAAATTGTCTAGTCCTTCTAACTACAAGTTGGAGCGTCCTGAGATTGACTGTGAAAAAGGGTGGGCACTCTTGAAATTTGGAGGAAAGTATTACCAAAAGGCTAAAGCAGCTTTTGAGAAGGCTTTGGAAGTGGAACCTGACAATCCAGAATTTAACATTGGCTATGCCATCACGGTGTATCGGCTGGATGATTCTGACAGAGAGGGGTCTATAAAGAGCTTTTCTCTGGGTCCTCTGAGGAAAGCTGTTACCCTGAACCCAGATAACTCCTACATTAAAGTTTTTCTGGCACTAAAGCTTCAAGATGTACATGCAGAAGCTGAAGGGGAAAGGTATATTGAAGAAATCCTGGACCAAATATCATCCCAACCTTATGTCCTTCGTTATGCAGCCAAATTCTACAGGAGAAAAAATTCCTGGGACAAAGCTCTTGAACTTTTGAAAAAGGCCTTGGAGGTGACACCAACCTCTTCTTTCCTGCATCACCAGATGGGACTTTGCTATAGGGCACAAATGATCCAAATCAAGAAGGCCACGCGCAACAGACCTAAAGGAAAGGATAAACTAAAAGTTGATGAGCTAATTACATCTGCTATATCTCATTTCAAAGCAGCTGTGGAAAGAGACTCTATGTTTGCATTTGCCTACACGGATCTGGCCAATATGTATGCTGAGGGAGGCCAGTATAGCAATGCTGAAGACATTTTCCAGAAAGCCCTTCGTCTGGAGAACATAACTGATGATCACAAACATCAGATCCACTATCACTATGGCCGCTTTCAGGAATTTCACCGCAAATCAGAAAGTACTGCTATCCACCATTATTTAGAAGCCTTAAAGGTCAAAGACCGGTCGTCCTTACGCACCAAATTGACAAGTGCTCTGAAGAAATTAGCTATCAAGAGACTTGGTCACAATGCTTCAGATGTGCAGAGTTTAAGTGCCCTAGGGTTTGTTTACAAgctggaaggagaaaagaggcaagCTGCTGAGTACTATGAGAGGGCCCAAAAGGTAGATCCAGAAAATGCAGAATTCATTACCGCTCTCTGTGAACTTCGACTTTCTATTTAAATACATACTCTAGGAGATTAGTTATAAGCTTTTGTCTCCATTTTGggttgtattttttgtttattattttaatccattGTTCATTATAGAGCCAATTCTTTTGAATGATTATTATGTACTAAGCATTATGctaaatactattttatatacGTAATGATGAatctttttgctgttttcttctcttttaaattcatataatcctttgagaaacagaaacatttcAGCTCTTATAACTCTTAAAAATGGTTTGGTCATTATGACTTTATACcctttatctttgttatttataataagtttttattaaattttatcaaatttccCATATTATTCACACAGTGAGTATAATTCTGCATAAATGCTTGACACCTAGGTCAGGAATATTCTTTCAGCAGAATTATATTATTTAAGCTTTTAACTGTGTAGCTTGCAGAAGATGAACCCTTCAGTTACAGATGTTCTCACTTTGAGAACCTGATAGTCACCTAAAGAATCCTCTTGggtgaaagaaaaatgttcataataataaaaaacttgTTATCTATGGTGACtttaataaaaggagaaaaatctagaacaggaaaaaaaatttctttaaatacagaACTAAGGGACCCATGAGAAATCACAAGCATTATCTCCCAGAATGTTCATTAAGTAGCTAGAAAtagttgtgagaaaaaaaatgaatggaaaatcaTATCTCAAGTTTCTCTGGTTCTTTTAACTAGAAGAATGAACTTAAACTAATctagatgaaattaattttaatctttcaCATTAAAATTGCAGAATTTTTAGGTTAAAATCGTTAAGCTTGAAAGCAGACTAATTAGGAAATTGGGAGAAATGATAGACAAATGGGTAAAATAGATGTCCCTAACATACATCCCTAGATTACCAAGATTTCAGTGATTTGGGTTTCGGTCTGGACTGGATCATTCTCATACCCCCAATTTCTGGTCTTTGGTTCACTATTTTAGTATTCTAAAGTTACTTCtgtgaatctttttcttttgtctaaaGTTTTCAGATTGACATGTTTTCCTATAGATCCTTTCAGTTTTAATATCCATCTTGAAGGGTCACTGCTTAAGGGCACTTACCCCAGGGGACATTGTTAATTGGGATATTGCTAAAAGTAGCATCTCTAATGTTGCTTCTTTGATTATGGACTACACAATTATATTTACCACCACAGTATTAGTGGGAAAGTGTGCCATGTGATTTAATTCTCCATACCTCTACTGTAGCTCTTAAAACTACTGTATATATGCTtgtgtgttttttactttttgttactttttaaattttttttcctgttatggttttgattattataaaagtaatgaatTCTCACTGTAAAATTTCAAACTCAGCAGAAgcatatgaatttaaaataagagcACTCCCCTCACCCTTCCCTAATTCTATGCCCCCATGGTAATCTGTTAACAATTTAATATGTATCCTTCCAGATATTTTTTCAATGCATATTCAAACATACATCCATACTACAATGtatt
The sequence above is drawn from the Panthera tigris isolate Pti1 chromosome D2, P.tigris_Pti1_mat1.1, whole genome shotgun sequence genome and encodes:
- the IFIT5 gene encoding interferon-induced protein with tetratricopeptide repeats 5, with the protein product MSEIPKDSLKALLLELECHFTWNLLKEDIDLFDVEDTIGQQLEFLTTKSRLTLYNLLAYVKHLKGQNQDALECLEQAEEIIRREHSDKEEIRSLVTWGNYAWVYYHMDQLKEAQKYIDKIANVCKKLSSPSNYKLERPEIDCEKGWALLKFGGKYYQKAKAAFEKALEVEPDNPEFNIGYAITVYRLDDSDREGSIKSFSLGPLRKAVTLNPDNSYIKVFLALKLQDVHAEAEGERYIEEILDQISSQPYVLRYAAKFYRRKNSWDKALELLKKALEVTPTSSFLHHQMGLCYRAQMIQIKKATRNRPKGKDKLKVDELITSAISHFKAAVERDSMFAFAYTDLANMYAEGGQYSNAEDIFQKALRLENITDDHKHQIHYHYGRFQEFHRKSESTAIHHYLEALKVKDRSSLRTKLTSALKKLAIKRLGHNASDVQSLSALGFVYKLEGEKRQAAEYYERAQKVDPENAEFITALCELRLSI